The Megalops cyprinoides isolate fMegCyp1 chromosome 19, fMegCyp1.pri, whole genome shotgun sequence genome has a window encoding:
- the zc3h7a gene encoding zinc finger CCCH domain-containing protein 7A, which translates to MSNVSQDRSSRWQDIQKGLQFIQSTLPFPGTQEQYEVFIQDLVRNLFGEGNDVYNEGEWARSIELYAEALSIAEYAESEDISISCEMIEKLYANRAAAYLNIGLHDQALEDCEKALHLNESNHRALYRKARSLKEMGRHKEAYEAVAKCSLAVPQDASVIKLTQELAKMLGLKIRKAYVRTKPALNVLPGSSNSGASSDKCAQGSDSVEDIETVSQHTQEMGGPLPTPGLAPRPFVNEKVESESAPVSNVSSVSPIEAHNPEKVALTAPVPVLVNGGRASESYPVPESRLDYDAEIIGDDLDELLDRAAPSEPPMAISTMKGPIPLPTSIPTSNSMSNPLHIPTHANHSFVPAVPPVTLPLVYHKPGSCGYSPLGLDTYPSMLDSLDSLSISESQTVYVQPPFIPIGVNDQPLGIPTVPIGMGHSVSDGMDLPKNPLSDTHEFKQACATCFVKSGPGILDYTLYTEEHKCKKDILLGRIKLSEDHRWKPIRPRPTKNQYVGPYYICKDVAMGEDCRYPGHCTFAYCQEEIDVWTLERKGFICRDLLFDPFGAGGKVNLTVSKILQEHHGIFMFLCEVCFDHKPRIISKTNKDNPLVCSHPVTKHAFEEVKCLVHILKETTVRYSKIRPYTPQCQMDLCRHEVRYGCVREDACFFAHSLIELKVWMMQHETGISNEGIVQESRKYWSMEANSQGPEQIPGALKRFGPPNLKMHFVCGQCWRNGQVSEPDKNKKYCTAKARHPWSKDRRVLLVSSVERKKWTPIRPLPTKKPIPSQFEICMHVSAGKKCQYIGNCTFAHSTEEKELWTYMKDNNIADMEQLYELWLQSQKPGWSEESSNGAMRENGKQIHMPTDYAEEVAGNHCWLCGKNCNSDKQWQQHITSEKHKDKVFNSEDDQNCWQYRFPTGTFRVCERFLKGTCTAEESCKLAHGNEELKEWTDRREFLLMKLAKARKDHLIAPNDNDFGKYSFLLKDIN; encoded by the exons ATGTCTAATGTATCTCAGGACAGAAGCAGTCGCTGGCAGGACATTCAAAAGGGACTGCAGTTTATACA gTCCACTTTACCTTTTCCTGGAACCCAGGAACAGTATGAG GTGTTCATCCAAGACCTTGTGAGGAATCTGTTTGGTGAAGGGAATGATGTTTATAATGAAGGAGAGTGGGCACGGTCCATTGAGCTGTACGCGGAGGCCTTAAGCATAGCAGAATATGCCGAATCTGAAGACATCAGCATTTCCTGTGAAATGATTGAAAAGCTGTATGCTAATCGTGCTGCTGCCTACTTAAACATT GGCCTGCATGACCAGGCGCTGGAGGACTGCGAAAAGGCACTGCATCTGAACGAGAGCAACCACAGAGCTCTGTATCGGAAAGCCAGATCCCTGAAAGAGATGGGGAGGCACAAGGAAGCATACGAAGCCGTTGCTAAGTGCTCCTTGGCAGTGCCACAG GATGCAAGTGTCATTAAACTGACCCAGGAACTGGCTAAAATGTTGGGACTGAAAATTCGTAAGGCATACGTAAGGACTAAG CCTGCATTAAATGTATTACCTGGCTCCAGCAATTCAGGGGCATCCAGTGATAAG TGTGCTCAAGGCTCTGATTCTGTGGAGGATATCGAAACGG TGTCACAGCACACCCAGGAGATGGGTGGCCCCTTGCCGACCCCAGGCTTGGCCCCCAGGCCCTTTGTGAATGAAAAGGTGGAGAGCGAGTCAGCCCCGGTCAGTAACGTGTCCTCGGTGTCCCCCATCGAGGCCCACAACCCAGAGAAGGTGGCCCTGACCGCTCCTGTGCCCGTGCTGGTCAATGGAGGTCGGGCCAGTGAGTCATACCCCGTGCCCGAGTCTCGCTTGGACTACGATGCTGAAATCATTGGGGATGATCTGGACGAGCTGCTGGACAGGGCAGCTCCCTCAGAGCCTCCCATG GCCATCTCCACCATGAAAGGGCCTATTCCTCTGCCGACCAGTATTCCCACCAGTAACTCTATGTCCAATCCTTTGCACATCCCAACTCATGCCAATCACTCATTTGTGCCAGCTGTGCCACCGGTGACTCTGCCCCTGGTTTACCACAAACCCGGATCATGTGGGTATTCACCCTTAGGTTTGGACACATATCCATCCATGTTGGATTCACTGGACAGCCTGTCTATCTCTGAATCGCAGACAG TCTATGTCCAGCCTCCATTTATACCA attggTGTCAACGACCAACCATTGGGAATACCCACTGTGCCAATAGGAATGGgccacagtgtttctgatgGAATGGATTTGCCCAAAAACCCCCTGTCTGACACCCATGAGTTCAAACAGGCCTGCGCCACCTGCTTTGTTAAAAGTG GCCCTGGAATATTGGATTATACACTATATACTGAGGAGCACAAGTGCAAGAAGGACATATTATTGGGGAGAATCAAACTCTCTGAGGATCACAGATGGAAGCCAATTCGACCGAGGCCAACCAAGAACCAATACGTTGGGCCGTATTACATTTGCAAAG ATGTGGCCATGGGGGAAGATTGCCGATATCCCGGCCACTGCACATTTGCCTACTGTCAGGAAGAGATTGATGTTTGGACTCTGGAGCGCAAAGGATTCATATGCAGAGATCTGCTGTTTGATCCGTTCGGCGCTGGTGGAAAGGTCAACTTAACAGTTTCCAAGATCTTACAGGAACACCATGGGATATTTATGTTCCTCTGTGAG GTGTGTTTTGACCACAAGCCCAGGATcatcagcaaaacaaataagGATAACCCTTTGGTCTGCTCTCACCCCGTGACAAAGCACGCCTTTGAAGAAGTCAA GTGCCTGGTCCACATACTGAAGGAGACCACGGTGAGGTACTCCAAAATCCGCCCCTACACCCCACAGTGCCAAATGGACCTGTGCCGGCACGAGGTTCGCTACGGCTGCGTGCGCGAGGACGCCTGCTTCTTCGCCCACAGCCTCATTGAGCTCAAGGTGTGGATGATGCAGCATGAAACGG gCATTTCAAATGAAGGTATTGTACAGGAGTCCAGAAAATACTGGAGTATGGAAGCCAATTCCCAAGGGCCTGAG CAAATCCCAGGTGCTCTTAAGAGGTTTGGACCCCCAAACCTGAAGATGCATTTCGTGTGCGGGCAGTGCTGGCGAAACGGCCAAGTCAGCGAACCCGACAAGAACAAGAAGTATTGCACCGCCAAGGCCCGGCATCC ATGGTCAAAAGACAGGAGGGTCCTGCTGGTGAGCTCTGTCGAGCGCAAGAAGTGGACTCCGATTCGCCCCCTCCCTACGAAGAAACCCATCCCGTCTCAATTTGAG ATTTGCATGCACGTTTCTGCCGGCAAGAAATGCCAGTATATCGGGAACTGCACCTtcgcacacagcacagaggaaaaagagcTGTGGACATACATGAAAGACAACAACA TCGCAGACATGGAGCAGCTGTATGAGCTCTGGCTGCAGTCTCAGAAGCCCGGCTGGAGTGAGGAGTCCTCAAACGGAGCCATGAGGGAGAATGGGAAGCAGATCCACATGCCCACAGACTACGCTGAGGAAGTG GCTGGCAACCATTGTTGGCTCTGTGGCAAGAACTGCAACAGTGAcaagcagtggcagcagcacaTCACCTCAGAGAAACACAAGGACAAAGTGTTCAACTCCGAGGACGATCAGAACTGCTGGCAGTATCGCTTTCCCACCGGCACGTTCCGAGTCTGCGAAAG gtttctCAAAGGTACTTGCACAGCAGAGGAGAGCTGCAAACTGGCCCATGGGAATGAGGAGCTGAAAGAATGGACGGACAGGCGAGAATTCCTTTTGATGAAACTTGCGAAAGCGAGGAAAGACCACCTTATAGCACCAAATGATAATGACTTTGGGAAATATAGTTTTCTGCTTAAAgacataaattaa
- the zgc:92162 gene encoding group 10 secretory phospholipase A2, producing the protein MSALFLILLLFSVRAASSTSERSQRSKRGLLELAGAIRCSTGRSALAYMMYGCYCGLGGQGWPRDRADWCCHRHDCCYGKAEEAGCRTMTDKYYWTCEDKVPDCDSLKDNCEKILCKCDKEAAKCLRKAPFIRKYALWPDFLCGCDYPTCGIY; encoded by the exons ATGTCCGCGCTGTTTCTCATACTCCTGCTCTTCTCTG TGCGTGCAGCCTCTTCGACTTCAGAGAGGTCCCAGAGGAGTAAGAGAGGCCTCCTGGAGCTGGCTGGAGCCATAAGGTGCAGCACAGGGAGGTCAGCCCTGGCGTACATGATGTACGGCTGCTACTGTGGCCTGGGGGGCCAGGGCTGGCCCAGGGACAGGGCGGACTG GTGTTGTCACAGACATGACTGCTGTTATGGAAAAGCTGAGGAAGCCGGCTGCCGAACCATGACAGACAAGTATTACTGGACATGTGAAGACAAAGTCCCTGACTGTG ATTCCCTGAAAGACAATTGTGAAAAAATACTTTGCAAATGTGACAAAGAAGCAGCTAAATGCTTAAGAAAAGCACCCTTCATTCGGAAATATGCTCTCTGGCCAGACTTCCTCTGTGGATGTGACTACCCAACATGTGGTATTTACTGA
- the snn gene encoding stannin, with protein MSIMDHSPTTGVVTVIVILIAIAALGALILGCWCYLRLQRIGQSEDEESIVGDGETKEPFLLVQYSAKGPRVEHKTKLTPNGTESHS; from the coding sequence ATGTCCATAATGGACCACAGCCCCACGACCGGGGTGGTGACGGTCATTGTCATCCTTATCGCCATCGCCGCACTGGGCGCCCTAATCTTGGGGTGCTGGTGCTACCTGCGGCTCCAGCGCATCGGCCAGTCCGAGGACGAGGAGAGCATCGTTGGCGACGGAGAGACCAAGGAGCCCTTCCTGCTAGTTCAGTACTCCGCCAAGGGCCCGCGCGTCGAGCATAAGACCAAGCTCACACCCAATGGCACCGAAAGCCACAGTTAA